Proteins encoded together in one Aminipila butyrica window:
- a CDS encoding bifunctional folylpolyglutamate synthase/dihydrofolate synthase, with protein MSRENAIEKIKEFERFGSRLGLERMSVLMERLGNPQKDLKYIHVAGTNGKGSVCRYLYEGLQGNGYKVGLFTSPFLQVFNERIEFDHQLISDEDLERCTGLVLEQVEEMMAKGLDSPTEFEVITAVAFVYFHLKKADFVILEVGLGGRGDSTNVIEKPLASVITSISYDHMDRLGNTLAEIASEKAGIIKEGVPVIMNVDRREAAKVLAKEAYEKNCVLHDVSKIKYAITEKSIEGYSLDTNIYGTDYAEVQISMAGKHQMQNVLTALVTLELLRKDSIIKVERSRLYAGLKKARQMGRFEVMKENPYVIIDGAHNEDGAAALKKTAEELLPDQKILFVTGMLGDKDTEKILDHFCQIADDFVVTEPDNSRKYPAVQLAEDLEKRGKHCVVLADSAEACRYALAHRENYGAVIFAGSLYLIGEIRGLLKDKL; from the coding sequence ATGAGCAGAGAAAATGCAATAGAAAAAATCAAAGAATTTGAACGCTTCGGCAGCAGGCTGGGGTTGGAACGGATGAGTGTCCTGATGGAGCGGTTAGGGAATCCCCAGAAGGACTTAAAATATATTCATGTGGCAGGCACCAACGGAAAAGGTTCCGTGTGCCGGTATCTGTATGAAGGACTACAGGGGAACGGTTACAAGGTGGGCTTATTCACCTCCCCATTTTTACAGGTCTTCAATGAGCGGATTGAGTTTGATCATCAGTTGATTTCCGATGAAGACCTGGAACGGTGTACTGGTTTGGTACTGGAACAGGTAGAGGAAATGATGGCTAAAGGCCTGGATTCCCCTACGGAGTTTGAGGTAATTACAGCGGTAGCCTTTGTGTACTTTCACCTGAAAAAGGCAGATTTTGTGATTCTGGAAGTAGGCTTGGGGGGCCGAGGGGATTCCACCAATGTGATCGAAAAACCGTTGGCTTCTGTGATCACTTCTATTTCCTACGATCATATGGATCGGCTGGGAAATACCTTAGCGGAGATTGCCTCAGAGAAGGCAGGTATCATCAAAGAGGGTGTGCCGGTCATCATGAACGTGGACAGACGGGAAGCCGCCAAAGTGCTGGCCAAGGAAGCCTATGAGAAAAATTGTGTGCTGCATGATGTGAGCAAAATTAAATACGCCATTACAGAAAAGAGTATAGAAGGCTATTCCCTGGACACCAATATATATGGTACCGACTATGCGGAGGTTCAGATTTCCATGGCTGGAAAGCATCAGATGCAGAATGTACTGACGGCACTGGTGACCTTGGAGTTACTGCGGAAGGATTCTATTATTAAAGTAGAGCGCAGCAGACTGTATGCAGGCTTAAAAAAAGCCCGTCAGATGGGCAGATTTGAGGTCATGAAGGAGAATCCATATGTTATAATAGATGGAGCACACAATGAGGACGGCGCGGCAGCCCTGAAAAAAACAGCAGAAGAATTGCTGCCAGATCAAAAAATTCTGTTTGTGACAGGGATGCTGGGAGATAAGGATACGGAGAAGATTCTCGATCATTTCTGCCAGATTGCCGATGACTTCGTCGTGACGGAGCCGGATAACTCTCGAAAATACCCGGCAGTTCAGCTGGCGGAAGACTTGGAAAAGCGCGGGAAGCACTGTGTGGTTCTGGCGGATTCGGCAGAAGCTTGCAGATATGCCTTGGCTCATCGAGAAAACTATGGAGCGGTAATCTTTGCAGGTTCTCTGTACCTGATTGGAGAAATCAGGGGACTGCTAAAAGATAAACTGTGA
- a CDS encoding YegS/Rv2252/BmrU family lipid kinase, whose translation MNNKEMARKRVLLFYNPYSGNGMFKNNLDLIISRFQSAGYIVEPVRAGQGEELDSVFSFMDQSQFHQVIAAGGDGTINICVNAMLRNNIDLPLTVMPAGTANDFAYYFDLPHDINEMMDIALGGKYTYADVGKVNDKYFINVAAMGMLVDVSQKTDPNLKNTLGILSYYLKGLTEVTNLRPIPVKLTSGEFSGEENMYFMLVMNGRSAGGFKKISPNSEINDGLLDVMLFKEMPILEFGPLLVNILQGNHQENKNVIYFKTNDLTIESTQEVSTDVDGEKGENFPLHFTVLPSKLKISTRYQDMKGPFW comes from the coding sequence ATGAATAACAAGGAGATGGCAAGAAAAAGAGTATTGCTGTTTTATAATCCCTATTCGGGAAACGGCATGTTTAAAAATAACTTGGATTTGATTATCAGCAGGTTTCAAAGTGCCGGCTACATTGTGGAGCCAGTGCGGGCCGGACAAGGGGAAGAGCTGGACAGTGTCTTTTCTTTTATGGACCAAAGCCAGTTTCATCAAGTCATTGCAGCAGGAGGAGACGGGACCATCAACATCTGTGTCAACGCCATGCTGCGCAACAACATTGATCTCCCCCTGACCGTGATGCCGGCAGGAACAGCAAACGACTTTGCTTATTACTTCGACTTGCCTCACGACATTAATGAGATGATGGATATTGCCTTAGGCGGAAAGTATACCTATGCCGATGTGGGCAAGGTCAACGATAAATATTTCATCAATGTAGCAGCCATGGGCATGTTGGTAGATGTCAGTCAGAAGACGGATCCCAATTTGAAGAATACCTTAGGCATTTTGTCTTATTACCTGAAAGGGTTGACAGAAGTCACCAACTTGCGGCCGATTCCGGTTAAACTCACCAGCGGCGAGTTTTCAGGAGAAGAAAATATGTATTTTATGCTGGTCATGAATGGCCGGTCAGCAGGAGGCTTTAAGAAAATATCCCCTAACTCAGAGATTAACGATGGCCTGCTGGATGTGATGCTCTTTAAGGAAATGCCTATTTTGGAGTTCGGACCGCTGCTGGTGAACATTCTTCAGGGCAACCATCAGGAAAATAAGAATGTGATCTACTTCAAGACCAACGACTTAACCATCGAATCCACCCAGGAGGTTTCCACGGATGTGGACGGTGAGAAGGGTGAAAACTTTCCGCTGCACTTTACGGTTCTGCCGAGCAAGCTGAAAATTTCTACTCGGTATCAGGACATGAAAGGGCCGTTCTGGTAA
- the mnmA gene encoding tRNA 2-thiouridine(34) synthase MnmA — translation MTKVLVGMSGGVDSSVSVYLLQQQGYEVSGATLKLFDNEDIGILDKEKTCCSLSDVQDARNVAMKLGCRHYVFNYSQWFMEDVVKRFARSYEEGQTPNPCIDCNRYIKFSRMLERAKFLGFDYIATGHYAQVDRDPSTGRYLLRKGADSSKDQSYVLYTLTQEELSRTLFPLGKMTKQEIRTIAEGEGFVNAQKRDSQDICFVQDGDYAGFLERVMGVSSPTGDFVDRAGRKIGRHRGLIHYTVGQRKGLGQTFGKPMYVLDKKKAENTVTLGSHEELFSAGMVVSEVNWIAIEALKEPMEVTVKARYSMKEVAAVIYPLENGQVRVAFDEKQRAITPGQAAVFYQGDLVIGGGTIIGPVSEQ, via the coding sequence ATGACAAAGGTTTTAGTGGGCATGAGCGGCGGCGTGGACAGCTCGGTTTCCGTTTATCTTTTGCAGCAGCAGGGATATGAGGTCAGCGGCGCCACCCTGAAGCTCTTTGACAACGAAGATATCGGTATTTTGGACAAGGAAAAGACGTGCTGTTCCCTATCGGACGTGCAGGATGCCAGAAATGTGGCTATGAAGCTGGGGTGCAGGCATTATGTATTTAACTACAGCCAGTGGTTTATGGAGGATGTGGTGAAGCGGTTTGCCCGCAGCTATGAAGAGGGACAGACCCCCAATCCCTGCATTGACTGCAACCGTTACATTAAGTTTAGCCGGATGTTGGAACGCGCTAAGTTTTTGGGTTTTGATTACATCGCTACAGGCCATTACGCCCAGGTGGATAGAGATCCGAGTACCGGCCGCTATCTGTTGAGAAAGGGAGCGGATTCAAGCAAGGATCAGAGTTATGTGCTGTACACCTTGACCCAGGAAGAGCTGTCCCGGACACTGTTCCCCTTGGGAAAGATGACCAAGCAGGAAATTCGGACTATCGCAGAGGGGGAAGGTTTTGTGAACGCTCAGAAGCGAGACAGCCAAGACATCTGTTTTGTTCAGGATGGGGACTACGCAGGCTTTTTAGAGCGCGTGATGGGGGTTTCTTCCCCCACGGGAGATTTCGTCGACCGGGCAGGCCGAAAGATTGGCAGACACCGAGGGCTGATTCATTACACGGTGGGACAGCGGAAGGGTCTAGGACAGACCTTCGGCAAGCCAATGTACGTGCTGGATAAGAAAAAAGCAGAGAATACAGTGACCTTGGGCAGTCATGAGGAACTGTTTTCCGCTGGCATGGTGGTATCCGAGGTGAATTGGATTGCCATAGAGGCCCTCAAGGAGCCGATGGAGGTGACGGTGAAAGCCCGGTATTCCATGAAAGAAGTGGCAGCGGTTATTTATCCCTTAGAGAACGGACAAGTGCGAGTGGCCTTTGACGAAAAACAGCGGGCTATCACCCCAGGCCAAGCAGCGGTATTTTACCAGGGAGATCTGGTGATAGGCGGCGGTACTATTATCGGACCGGTTTCTGAGCAGTAA
- a CDS encoding GNAT family N-acetyltransferase: protein MDEYTMRLSETMDYEALKVLYIKNDLEVDPDLPMPEGVVKNWQIINQEDRLVAGLTLAKYEDEFIIDGIAVEPEYRKLKLGKILLEKAVSEVRSLGGTIIFLVARAPEFFRKQGFITIEPETAPQVFDCMTCPQYGIQCHPEVMRLDLE from the coding sequence ATGGACGAATATACTATGCGTCTATCGGAAACGATGGACTACGAGGCACTAAAAGTCTTATATATAAAAAATGACCTGGAGGTGGACCCCGACTTGCCTATGCCGGAAGGGGTAGTGAAGAACTGGCAGATTATCAACCAGGAGGATCGGCTGGTGGCCGGGTTGACTCTGGCCAAGTATGAGGATGAATTCATCATAGACGGCATCGCTGTAGAACCGGAATACCGGAAGCTGAAGCTAGGCAAGATTTTGCTGGAAAAAGCTGTGTCAGAAGTTCGAAGCCTGGGAGGTACAATCATCTTTCTAGTAGCCCGAGCACCAGAATTTTTTAGGAAACAGGGTTTTATAACGATTGAGCCGGAGACTGCCCCTCAAGTATTCGACTGCATGACATGTCCTCAATATGGGATTCAGTGTCATCCGGAAGTAATGCGATTGGATTTAGAATAG
- a CDS encoding polysaccharide deacetylase family protein: MKMLSRVLAVLMGLAAAIWVYQAVDVGAVVNQDRKLPIYSVETTEKKVAISFDAAWGDERTIGILDDLDKFNVKATFFLVKFWAEKYPQDVAEIQKRGHEIGNHSATHPDMTGLTEEKIASELKETSDVIEKITGKRTTLFRPPFGAYDNHVIQTCEKEGYKVIQWSVDSLDWKDISTEQIVDRVTRNVKSGDIILFHNNAEHVDEYLPLVLKSLQDQGFQIVPVGQLIHYEKYRMDPAGKQCKI; encoded by the coding sequence ATGAAAATGCTTTCTAGAGTGCTGGCGGTGCTCATGGGCCTGGCAGCAGCTATATGGGTCTATCAGGCGGTGGATGTGGGGGCAGTGGTCAACCAAGACCGAAAATTGCCTATCTATAGTGTGGAGACCACTGAAAAGAAGGTGGCCATCAGCTTTGACGCGGCTTGGGGAGATGAACGGACCATCGGCATCTTAGATGATCTAGATAAATTTAACGTAAAGGCTACTTTTTTTCTGGTAAAATTCTGGGCGGAAAAATACCCTCAGGATGTAGCAGAAATTCAAAAGAGAGGCCATGAGATTGGCAATCACTCTGCCACTCATCCCGACATGACCGGCCTGACAGAAGAAAAGATTGCCAGTGAGCTGAAGGAAACGTCGGATGTCATTGAAAAGATTACAGGAAAGCGCACGACACTGTTTCGGCCGCCTTTCGGGGCTTACGATAATCATGTAATTCAGACCTGTGAAAAGGAGGGTTACAAGGTCATTCAGTGGTCGGTAGACAGCTTAGACTGGAAAGACATATCCACAGAGCAGATTGTAGATCGGGTTACCAGAAACGTCAAGTCTGGAGACATCATCCTTTTTCATAACAATGCGGAGCATGTGGATGAATACTTACCGTTAGTGCTTAAAAGCTTACAAGATCAGGGCTTTCAGATTGTCCCGGTGGGGCAGTTGATTCATTATGAGAAGTATCGCATGGACCCGGCAGGTAAGCAGTGTAAAATATAA
- a CDS encoding S66 peptidase family protein — protein sequence MNYPKPLRTGATVGLICPSSPISPERAAQCRAVMEQLGFRVKMADNLTHNQGGYMAGDGQTRSSWINRMFADPEVEAIFCIRGGYGGIRALENLDLDLIKANPKIFVGYSDVTSFHLLFNQQCGLVTFHGPMVSSNLVDDLDEDSKCSLFQALCTEEAYQFKNPAGCPLQVLQKGRGAGPLVGGNLSLLCASLATPYEVDTRGKIFFIEEVGETVSRMDRLVYQLKNAGKFQDCAGILLGQFTQCPNENMPDYTELQLFQEALEGIAVPVLYNIQSGHGNPNLTLPLGAHCTVDTSSTSICFDVQKTLSCKTTAPSPGALT from the coding sequence ATGAACTATCCAAAACCTTTGCGAACCGGGGCTACGGTGGGTCTAATCTGTCCCAGCTCCCCCATATCGCCGGAGCGGGCAGCCCAATGCCGTGCTGTGATGGAGCAACTGGGCTTCCGCGTAAAAATGGCGGATAACCTAACCCACAATCAAGGAGGCTACATGGCCGGAGACGGCCAAACCCGCAGCAGCTGGATCAATCGCATGTTTGCCGATCCCGAAGTGGAAGCCATATTCTGCATCCGTGGGGGCTACGGAGGTATTCGAGCCTTGGAAAACTTGGACTTAGACTTGATTAAGGCCAATCCAAAGATCTTTGTGGGCTATAGCGACGTGACCAGTTTCCACCTGCTCTTTAATCAGCAGTGTGGACTGGTAACTTTCCACGGTCCCATGGTTTCCTCCAACCTAGTGGATGACCTAGATGAAGATTCTAAGTGCAGTCTCTTTCAAGCCCTGTGCACAGAAGAAGCTTACCAGTTTAAGAATCCGGCAGGCTGCCCCCTTCAAGTTCTGCAGAAGGGCCGAGGGGCTGGACCCTTGGTGGGCGGCAATCTCTCCCTGCTGTGTGCCTCATTGGCAACTCCTTACGAGGTAGATACCCGAGGGAAAATATTCTTTATAGAGGAAGTCGGTGAAACGGTCAGTCGCATGGACCGTCTGGTATACCAGCTGAAAAATGCCGGCAAGTTCCAGGACTGTGCTGGTATTCTTTTAGGTCAGTTTACCCAATGTCCAAATGAAAACATGCCGGACTACACCGAATTACAGCTCTTTCAAGAGGCCCTAGAAGGTATTGCCGTTCCGGTCTTATATAATATCCAAAGCGGTCATGGAAATCCCAACTTGACGTTGCCCTTAGGGGCTCATTGCACGGTGGATACTAGTTCAACATCCATTTGCTTTGATGTCCAGAAAACACTTTCCTGTAAAACAACAGCCCCTTCGCCGGGTGCTCTCACCTGA
- a CDS encoding spore maturation protein — protein sequence MTAVLNNISLYAIPLLLLIIPVYALTKGVKVYSVFTEGAKEGLTTAVMIVPYLVCMLAAIGMFRASGAMDWLVTLIDPLTSLIGMPGEVLPMGIMRSFSGGAAEGMLSELLSTYGTQSQIGRIASVALGSGETTFYIVAVYFGAVGITNVRHSVLAGLLGDTASLIAATIIVNIMWY from the coding sequence ATGACAGCAGTATTAAATAACATTTCCCTCTATGCCATTCCCTTGCTCCTGCTGATTATTCCTGTTTATGCCCTGACCAAAGGCGTAAAGGTTTATTCCGTATTTACAGAAGGTGCCAAGGAAGGTCTAACCACAGCGGTCATGATCGTTCCTTATCTGGTCTGCATGCTGGCCGCTATCGGTATGTTCAGAGCCTCCGGGGCCATGGACTGGCTGGTAACTCTCATTGACCCCCTCACGAGCCTCATCGGTATGCCCGGCGAAGTGCTACCCATGGGCATCATGCGTTCCTTCTCCGGCGGGGCTGCCGAAGGAATGCTGAGCGAGCTGCTCTCCACCTACGGCACCCAGAGCCAAATTGGCCGGATTGCCTCCGTAGCCCTAGGCTCTGGTGAAACCACCTTTTACATCGTAGCCGTGTACTTCGGTGCTGTAGGCATCACCAATGTACGGCACTCCGTCCTGGCCGGCCTGTTAGGGGATACGGCATCTCTCATAGCCGCTACCATCATCGTAAACATTATGTGGTATTAA
- a CDS encoding nucleoside recognition domain-containing protein, producing MMNYIWAGLVAISVVAGIATGNVSAVQDAMFSFANTAVEIVFGLIGVMVFFTGLMAVMSEAGLCEKLGRFLAPVMKKLFPEVPADHPAMSSMALYFAANILGIGNAATPFGLKAMADLQTLNKTKHIATDAQCMLLAIATTSITMIPVIVLALRSAVQVEGTVEIVGPTILATIISTATGITATILLGKLKRYKLSAIIEKELAAGTLEINENYIGSDPIKL from the coding sequence ATGATGAATTATATTTGGGCAGGCCTGGTAGCTATTTCCGTTGTTGCGGGTATCGCCACTGGAAATGTAAGCGCCGTGCAGGATGCCATGTTTTCATTTGCTAACACCGCTGTCGAGATTGTATTCGGTCTCATCGGCGTCATGGTTTTCTTTACCGGCCTGATGGCCGTCATGAGTGAAGCTGGTCTCTGCGAAAAACTTGGCCGTTTCTTAGCTCCCGTTATGAAGAAACTTTTTCCAGAAGTTCCGGCAGATCATCCAGCTATGAGCTCCATGGCTTTGTACTTTGCTGCAAATATCCTGGGTATCGGCAATGCTGCTACACCATTTGGCCTCAAAGCCATGGCCGATTTACAGACCCTAAACAAGACCAAGCACATTGCTACGGACGCCCAGTGTATGCTGTTGGCCATCGCCACCACCTCGATTACGATGATTCCTGTTATTGTTCTGGCTCTGCGCTCTGCGGTTCAAGTTGAAGGTACCGTAGAAATCGTCGGTCCTACTATTTTGGCTACCATCATCTCCACGGCTACTGGTATAACCGCCACCATTCTCTTAGGGAAACTCAAGCGGTATAAACTGTCCGCCATTATTGAAAAAGAGTTGGCCGCCGGAACGTTAGAGATTAACGAGAATTACATTGGCAGCGATCCAATCAAGCTGTAG
- a CDS encoding dipeptidase, which yields MNIIDMHCDTILECYRDPAYTLASNPGHITIKKLIDGQALAQFFAIFISPKEKATMDPYDIFNQVYETYQFQLALNAQHLCPATCSADILVNAKANKISALLAIEDGVVLGDRLERIQDVFDKGVRLITLTWNFENAIGYPSSDDPAEHQRGLKPFGLEVVSEMNRLGMLIDVSHLSEGGFYDVARHSRKPFVASHSCARALCNHRRNLTDDQLRLLGQQGGLVGVNFCSAFLEADSEYATIQQIVNHVKHMVDKAGIESVGLGSDFDGIECGLEFGDYAGYPSLLEALSGHFTDDQVEKIAKDNAFRILRETIG from the coding sequence ATGAACATCATTGATATGCATTGTGACACCATCCTAGAATGTTACCGGGACCCGGCATATACGCTGGCATCCAATCCCGGTCACATCACCATCAAAAAACTGATTGACGGCCAGGCTTTGGCTCAGTTTTTTGCCATCTTTATCTCGCCCAAAGAAAAAGCAACCATGGATCCTTATGACATTTTCAATCAGGTCTATGAGACGTATCAATTCCAGCTGGCTTTAAATGCCCAACACCTATGTCCCGCAACCTGCTCCGCAGATATTCTAGTCAACGCCAAAGCGAATAAAATCTCTGCACTGCTGGCCATTGAAGACGGCGTGGTCTTGGGCGATCGGCTGGAACGAATCCAGGACGTCTTCGACAAAGGGGTACGGTTAATTACCTTGACCTGGAATTTTGAAAATGCCATCGGCTATCCGTCCAGTGACGATCCTGCCGAACATCAACGGGGATTGAAGCCTTTTGGGCTGGAAGTAGTCTCAGAAATGAATCGATTAGGTATGCTCATCGACGTGTCCCATCTGTCAGAGGGTGGCTTCTACGATGTGGCCAGGCACAGTCGAAAGCCTTTTGTGGCTTCACACTCCTGTGCCAGAGCTCTCTGCAACCACCGGCGGAACTTGACCGACGACCAGTTGAGGTTGCTCGGCCAGCAGGGAGGCTTAGTCGGTGTGAATTTCTGCTCGGCCTTCCTAGAAGCCGATTCCGAATACGCCACAATCCAACAGATTGTAAATCATGTTAAGCACATGGTAGATAAAGCTGGCATAGAATCCGTCGGCCTGGGCTCCGACTTTGACGGTATCGAATGTGGCTTGGAATTTGGCGATTACGCCGGTTACCCCAGTCTGCTGGAAGCTCTTTCTGGCCACTTTACCGACGATCAGGTGGAAAAAATAGCTAAAGATAATGCCTTTCGCATTCTGCGGGAAACAATAGGCTGA
- a CDS encoding M15 family metallopeptidase: MEIKNGLVRLLDLDEDFIIELKYATGDNFTGQQIYYSNQCYIHENTARLLIEAKNRFRQDGFRVKVWDAYRPIRAQMAFWRFLPDDRFVARPPDMKQIKEFKTNHMNGLCVDLTLVDVKGKELIMPSLFDDFSERASLSCPDIPEEARKNAEYLRDIMEQVGFTAYQGEWWHFYDKTIPPVPYSDDNY; the protein is encoded by the coding sequence ATGGAGATAAAAAATGGGCTGGTTCGGCTGCTGGACCTGGATGAAGATTTCATCATCGAATTGAAATACGCTACAGGGGACAACTTCACCGGTCAGCAAATTTATTATTCCAACCAGTGCTATATTCACGAGAATACTGCCAGGTTGCTGATTGAGGCCAAGAACCGCTTTCGGCAGGACGGCTTTCGGGTCAAAGTATGGGATGCCTACCGCCCCATACGGGCCCAGATGGCGTTTTGGCGCTTCCTGCCCGATGACCGCTTTGTAGCCAGGCCTCCGGATATGAAGCAAATTAAAGAGTTTAAGACCAACCATATGAATGGCCTGTGTGTGGATCTTACGCTGGTAGATGTAAAAGGAAAGGAACTGATTATGCCCAGCCTTTTTGACGATTTCTCTGAAAGGGCTAGCTTGAGTTGCCCCGACATACCGGAAGAAGCTAGAAAGAATGCGGAATACTTGCGGGATATCATGGAACAGGTAGGGTTTACTGCTTACCAGGGGGAATGGTGGCATTTTTACGACAAGACGATTCCACCAGTTCCTTACAGCGATGACAATTATTAG
- a CDS encoding M20 metallopeptidase family protein, whose product MDIRLRIHEIAGEIIEIRRKLHACPELSEQEEETAKVISDSLNRWDIIHQTGIGGHGVVGLIRGQGAVHPQQPFVTVGIRADMDALPIEESTGLPFQSRKPGIMHACGHDIHMAVLLGSAKIFKEMAEELNGNIKLFFQPAEETVGGAWPMIQAGCLKEPQVDAVLGLHIAPELEVGKVEFCRGQMYAASTEFQIAVQGKGCHGAHPEKGVDSILVAASVVTALQSIITRNLPPVTPAVITVGRIQGGSKNNIVAPETILSGIIRALDQHDREFLKTRLQEVSEQVAAGFGARALVTFEDSYPALSNDRQVVELLSQAAAKVLGQEAICFQKQPSMGSDDFAYFSQVVKSAYFHLGCLEEGQTIPQTLHSGDLNPAEACLEIGILVEVLGALELLKQRP is encoded by the coding sequence ATGGACATAAGATTGCGCATACATGAAATCGCAGGGGAAATCATCGAGATTAGGAGAAAGCTGCACGCCTGCCCGGAATTGTCGGAACAAGAGGAAGAAACCGCTAAGGTAATCAGCGACTCCCTGAATCGGTGGGATATTATCCACCAGACTGGCATAGGCGGTCATGGCGTTGTTGGGCTAATCCGGGGACAAGGGGCAGTTCACCCGCAGCAGCCGTTTGTGACGGTGGGCATCCGGGCAGATATGGATGCCCTGCCCATAGAGGAAAGCACGGGACTGCCTTTTCAATCAAGAAAGCCTGGCATTATGCATGCCTGCGGACATGATATCCATATGGCTGTGCTGCTGGGGAGTGCCAAGATTTTTAAGGAGATGGCAGAGGAGCTGAACGGTAATATTAAGTTGTTTTTTCAACCGGCGGAGGAAACCGTAGGGGGCGCCTGGCCGATGATTCAGGCGGGCTGCCTGAAGGAACCTCAAGTGGATGCCGTCCTTGGTCTGCATATCGCGCCAGAGCTAGAGGTGGGAAAAGTGGAATTTTGCCGGGGGCAGATGTATGCAGCTTCCACGGAATTTCAGATTGCTGTACAAGGAAAGGGCTGTCATGGCGCTCATCCAGAGAAGGGCGTAGACTCCATCTTGGTCGCTGCCAGCGTGGTGACGGCTCTTCAAAGTATTATCACCAGAAACCTGCCGCCCGTGACCCCGGCAGTCATAACAGTGGGGCGCATACAGGGAGGCAGCAAGAACAACATCGTCGCGCCAGAAACTATTTTGTCCGGTATCATCCGAGCGTTGGATCAGCATGACCGTGAATTCCTTAAAACCCGTCTACAGGAGGTGTCGGAGCAGGTAGCGGCGGGGTTTGGTGCTCGGGCCTTGGTCACATTTGAGGACAGCTATCCGGCGTTAAGCAATGATCGGCAGGTGGTGGAACTTTTGTCACAAGCTGCAGCGAAGGTTTTGGGTCAGGAAGCCATCTGTTTCCAAAAGCAGCCCAGCATGGGCAGCGATGACTTTGCCTATTTTTCTCAGGTCGTAAAGTCAGCTTATTTTCATCTGGGCTGTCTGGAAGAGGGGCAGACGATACCACAGACTCTCCACAGTGGTGACTTAAATCCAGCAGAGGCTTGCCTGGAGATTGGGATACTGGTAGAGGTGTTGGGGGCTTTGGAGCTGCTGAAACAGCGGCCATAA